Proteins encoded in a region of the Nicotiana tomentosiformis chromosome 9, ASM39032v3, whole genome shotgun sequence genome:
- the LOC104107766 gene encoding phospholipase A1-Igamma2, chloroplastic-like, with protein MIISNSRIISLFTNLQKPNIMKNPSQATMFFFSEPGKKVTTRNYSLKVLSKNDSSFPILSDIKKKKNKVYDDEEAKIAEKWKDIHGQNDWEGMLDPINPLLRAELIRYGEMAQACYDAFHLDQDSKFCGSCKIDPGLFFQSLGLSANHGYNVTSYIYSMYHINIPSFFKVPLWPDAWSHKANWIGYVAVSNDEYSTHLGRRDITIAWRGTVTDLEKIADFMDFQKPTRYHKIPSRDPTIKVEAGFLEIYTSKDDECNFCKVSAREQVLAEVKRLIDRYSNEEISITITGHSLGSALATINAYDIAEIGLDVREDGRVIPICVFSFSGPRVGNIRFKQRLEGLGVKVLRVVNKHDKVPAVPGIFLNENVPTFVQKVGELFLPWCYLHVGEELVLDHKTSPFLKDIDNLTYFHNLEVHLHLLDGLV; from the coding sequence ATGATCATCTCCAATTCTAGGATCATATCTTTGTTCACAAATTTACAAAAACCAAACATAATGAAAAATCCTAGTCAAGCCACTATGTTCTTTTTCTCTGAGCCAGGAAAAAAAGTTACTACTAGAAATTACTCTCTCAAGGTTTTATCAAAGAATGATTCTTCCTTTCCTATATTATCCgacataaagaagaagaaaaacaaagtttACGACGATGAAGAAGCAAAAATAGCAGAGAAATGGAAAGATATTCATGGTCAAAACGATTGGGAAGGGATGCTTGATCCTATCAATCCTCTATTACGAGCAGAGCTAATACGTTATGGTGAGATGGCACAAGCATGTTACGATGCATTCCATTTGGATCAAGATTCTAAGTTTTGTGGTAGCTGTAAAATTGATCCTGGATTATTTTTCCAGAGTCTTGGATTGTCAGCAAATCATGGTTATAATGTAACCAGCTATATTTATTCCATGTACCATATTAATATACCAAGTTTTTTTAAAGTACCTCTTTGGCCTGATGCATGGAGTCATAAAGCAAATTGGATTGGCTATGTAGCAGTTTCAAATGATGAATATTCGACACATTTAGGGCGTCGTGACATAACAATTGCGTGGCGTGGCACAGTGACAGATCTTGAAAAGATAGCAGATTTCATGGATTTTCAAAAACCAACTAGATATCACAAGATTCCTAGTCGCGATCCAACCATAAAAGTTGAAGCAGGATTCTTGGAAATCTACACCAGCAAAGACGACGAATGCAACTTTTGCAAGGTCTCAGCAAGAGAACAGGTTTTAGCTGAAGTGAAGCGATTGATAGACAGATACTCGAATGAGGAAATAAGTATAACAATAACAGGACATAGTTTGGGAAGTGCTTTAGCTACAATAAATGCTTATGATATTGCAGAGATTGGACTAGATGTACGCGAAGATGGTCGCGTTATACCTATATGTGTCTTCTCATTCTCAGGGCCAAGAGTTGGGAACATTAGATTTAAGCAAAGGCTTGAGGGATTAGGAGTGAAGGTGTTAAGAGTAGTAAATAAACATGACAAAGTTCCAGCAGTTCCTGGGATTTTTCTAAATGAGAATGTTCCTACATTTGTTCAAAAAGTTGGTGAATTGTTCTTACCTTGGTGTTATTTGCATGTTGGAGAAGAGCTTGTTTTGGATCACAAGACTTCCCCTTTCTTGAAAGATATAGATAATCTCACATACTTCCACAATTTGGAGGTTCACCTGCATTTACTCGACGGGTTAGTATAA
- the LOC104107765 gene encoding E3 ubiquitin protein ligase DRIP1-like, which translates to MDFATRQASIKSVLTCGICKKLCKKVTIIEECCHRFCKKCITKKITEEKSHICPVCNLDLGCAPLQKIRPDNQVQEIRDIFSNRRKEYIERGIIEGNSKKGESKKVAEDNNAMLIDNPLPATSSRIKEKSISSLVSTKPEVSNNQNVPSGRRKGHVRNANAPRFQDPIKFDLNVEHKLKGDQSGSSSTPLLSGKATQNKEQVESAAETSKNDISKKPTPRKGEPLDGMNDLWEPLNTLVIKGVSLGNSNKSKSTEPASNFAPIVNLEDEDEDNEEDDEDDEEYVPSKTKEHKVSKPNVQKEETRSTNIPAAAPSSTSGKGKKGRRGRKKKETLPSGGGSSNAPEVRVTNEATSSSRKNERTSPIWFTLVASDKQESPSPLPQIPSRYIKIKDVNMPASYIKKYLAQKLSLQSEDEVEIRMLGLPILPALPLYRLVELWLRAAPSSEIRKAKVGGSAKDFVMVLTYSRNLRPQPH; encoded by the exons ATGGATTTTGCTACACGGCAAGCAAGtattaagagtgttttgacaTGCGGAATTTGCAAAAAACTATGCAAAAAAGTCACCATAATTGAAGAATGCTGTCACAGAT TTTGCAAGAAGTGCATAACAAAGAAGATAACAGAAGAGAAATCGCATATTTGTCCAGTATGCAACTTGGATTTAGGCTGTGCTCCATTGCAGAAAATCAG GCCTGATAACCAAGTCCAAGAGATCCGCGACATATTCTCTAATAGAAGAAAAGAATACATTGAGCGTGGAATAATTGAAGGAAACTCCAAAAAAGGCGAAAGCAAAAAGGTTGCTGAGGATAATAATGCCATGCTTATTGATAATCCATTGCCTGCTActagctcaaggataaaggagaAGTCAATCTCTTCCTTAGTGAGTACTAAACCTGAAGTTTCAAATAATCAGAACGTTCCGAGTGGAAGAAGAAAAGGCCACGTTCGAAATGCTAATGCTCCTCGTTTTCAAGATCCAATTAAATTTGATCTTAATGTTGAGCACAAGTTAAAGGGAGATCAGTCTGGAAGTTCAAGTACTCCTCTTCTTTCAGGCAAAGCTACTCAAAATAAAGAACAG GTGGAGAGTGCAGCTGAGACCTCAAAGAATGATATCTCAAAGAAACCTACTCCAAGAAAAGGTGAACCGTTGGATGGAATGAATGACCTATGGGAACCACTAAATACCTTGGTAATTAAAGGTGTGAGTTTAGGCAATTCCAACAAATCCAAGTCCACAGAGCCTGCCTCAAACTTCGCTCCAATAGTCAAtcttgaagatgaagatgaagacaatgaagaagatgatgaagatgatgaagagTACGTCCCTTCTAAAACAAAGGAACACAAAGTTAGCAAACCAAATGTTCAAAAAGAGGAAACTAGATCAACTAATATTCCAGCTGCAGCACCATCAAGTACTTCAGGAAAAGGCAAAAAGGGACGCCGTGgcagaaagaaaaaagaaacactTCCCTCTGGTGGCGGATCAAGTAATGCGCCTGAAGTACGAGTTACTAATGAGGCCACAAGCAGCAGCAGAAAGAATGAAAGAACCAGCCCTATTTGGTTTACTTTAGTTGCATCTGATAAACA GGAAAGTCCTTCACCTTTGCCACAGATTCCTTCCCGCTACATAAAGATCAA GGATGTGAATATGCCCGCTTCGTACATAAAGAAGTATCTTGCACAAAAACTGAGTCTCCAGAGCGAAGACGAG GTGGAGATTCGCATGTTAGGCCTTCCGATTCTTCCTGCATTGCCATTGTACCGACTAGTAGAGCTGTGGTTACGTGCAGCACCAAGCTCAGAAATTAGAAAGGCAAAAGTGGGAGGTTCTGCCAAAGATTTTGTGATGGTTTTGACATATTCTCGCAACCTTAGACCTCAGCCTCATTGA